From a single Pyxicephalus adspersus chromosome 11, UCB_Pads_2.0, whole genome shotgun sequence genomic region:
- the LOC140340951 gene encoding chymotrypsin inhibitor-like, whose protein sequence is MKVRVILLLCSLVVCVSLIGKASGRAAPPADGCPDNEEFVTCGSKCLTSCRSRDIQPLACDRRCFIGCDCKRGFLRNSAGSCVQEQDCN, encoded by the exons ATGAAGGTCAGGGTGATACTTCTGCTCTGCAGCCTGG TGGTATGCGTGTCACTGATCGGGAAAG CATCAGGTCGTGCAGCTCCCCCAGCTG ATGGATGTCCGGATAATGAGGAATTTGTAACATGCGGCAGCAAATGCCTGACTTCATGTAGGAGCCGTGACATCCAGCCACTAGCATGCGACCGCAGGTGCTTCATAGGCTGCGACTGCAAGAGAGGATTCCTGCGGAATAGTGCTGGCAGCTGCGTCCAGGAGCAGGACTGCAACTGA
- the LOC140341035 gene encoding venom peptide SjAPI-like has protein sequence MKVGAILLLWGFVICASFIREGSSYPFPQKVPCNENEEYVTCGIPCIVTCANRANPPTFCMSSCFVGCTCKSGFMYNSAKKCVRPEECS, from the exons atgaaggtTGGTGCAATCCTTCTTCTTTGGGGTTTCG TGATCTGTGCATCATTCATTAGAGAAG GATCCAGTTATCCATTTCCACAGAAAG TTCCTTGTAATGAAAATGAGGAATATGTAACATGTGGCATCCCATGCATAGTCACGTGTGCCAACCGTGCCAACCCCCCAACATTCTGCATGTCCAGCTGCTTTGTAGGCTGCACTTGTAAGTCAGGATTCATGTATAACAGCGCCAAAAAATGCGTCCGGCCTGAAGAATGCAGCTAA